Proteins encoded in a region of the Vicia villosa cultivar HV-30 ecotype Madison, WI linkage group LG5, Vvil1.0, whole genome shotgun sequence genome:
- the LOC131608017 gene encoding thaumatin-like protein, with the protein MSPIKILLLSIFTLCLISAHAARFDIINQCSYTVWPAATPSGGGRQLNSGQTWSIDIPAGISGQVWGRTGCSFDGSGRGSCQTGDCGGALSCTLSGKSPLTLAEFTLNGGNNQDYFDLSVIDGFNIPMQFGPTSNGCNKVLTCQQSSCPDAIEFPNDGTKLPSCPSGTNYKVVFCP; encoded by the coding sequence ATGTCTCCCATAAAAATATTACTATTGTCTATCTTCACTTTGTGCTTGATATCTGCACATGCTGCAAGATTTGACATCATCAACCAATGCTCTTACACTGTCTGGCCAGCTGCCACTCCCAGCGGCGGCGGTAGGCAGTTAAACTCAGGCCAAACATGGAGCATAGACATCCCAGCTGGAATTTCTGGCCAAGTATGGGGCCGAACTGGTTGCAGTTTTGATGGCTCAGGTCGTGGTAGTTGTCAAACCGGTGACTGTGGTGGTGCCCTAAGTTGCACCTTATCTGGTAAATCTCCACTCACACTTGCCGAATTTACCCTTAACGGTGGAAACAATCAAGATTACTTTGATTTATCTGTGATTGATGGTTTCAACATTCCAATGCAATTTGGTCCAACCTCTAATGGATGCAACAAAGTACTAACTTGCCAACAATCTTCTTGCCCTGATGCTATTGAGTTTCCTAACGATGGTACTAAATTACCTTCATGCCCAAGTGGTACCAACTATAAAGTTGTCTTCTGCCCTTGA